From one Candidatus Woesearchaeota archaeon genomic stretch:
- a CDS encoding glycosyltransferase family 2 protein, with the protein MPIFHIKMKLSIVIPVYNEEKSIFPLYSRLSAVLSKYKNYEVIFVDDGSRDRTFANIQVLHKKDRYVKAIKFKRNFGQTAALSAGFEHANGDIIVTMDGDLQNDPEDIPRLVEKINEGHDMVSGWRHKRKDPFAKKLASSLANIARKIMLKDKIHDSGCALKAYRKESIKDLEIYGEMHRYLPAIVAMNGYKVGEIKVSHYPRKFGKTKYSTTRIFKGLLDLFYIKFWSDYSTRPLHFFGFLGLSEIFIGLLLVIYNVIKYGSHLLIGPTLLLAALLVITGVQFIVFGFLAEILIRTYYGASNDKGYKIEKTLR; encoded by the coding sequence AAAGAGCATTTTTCCGCTTTACAGCAGGCTTAGCGCTGTTTTATCAAAGTATAAGAATTATGAGGTCATCTTTGTCGATGACGGAAGCAGAGACCGCACATTTGCCAATATACAGGTCCTGCACAAAAAAGATAGGTATGTGAAGGCAATAAAATTCAAAAGGAATTTTGGCCAGACAGCAGCTTTATCAGCCGGATTCGAGCACGCAAATGGCGACATCATAGTCACAATGGATGGCGACCTGCAGAATGACCCTGAAGACATTCCTAGGCTTGTTGAAAAGATAAATGAAGGCCATGACATGGTGAGCGGATGGCGGCATAAGAGAAAGGACCCGTTTGCAAAAAAACTTGCATCTTCTCTGGCAAATATTGCAAGAAAAATCATGTTAAAGGACAAGATCCATGATTCAGGCTGCGCATTGAAGGCATACAGGAAAGAAAGCATTAAAGATCTTGAGATATACGGCGAAATGCACCGCTACCTCCCGGCAATTGTTGCAATGAATGGCTACAAAGTAGGGGAAATAAAAGTAAGCCATTACCCGAGAAAATTCGGAAAGACAAAATACAGCACAACAAGGATATTCAAGGGCTTGCTTGATCTTTTTTACATTAAGTTCTGGTCAGATTATTCAACAAGGCCATTGCATTTTTTCGGCTTTTTAGGGTTATCAGAAATTTTTATTGGGCTGCTGCTTGTCATTTACAATGTCATAAAATACGGCTCCCACCTTCTCATTGGCCCGACTTTATTATTGGCAGCGCTTTTAGTAATTACCGGAGTGCAGTTCATAGTTTTTGGATTTTTGGCTGAAATTTTAATAAGGACATATTATGGCGCCAGCAATGATAAAGGTTACAAAATTGAAAAAACACTCAGGTAA